The window GATCGCGTCCGCCTCCTGGTCGGTGTCCTGCTCCTGCGCCGCGCGCTCGGCCTCGATCCCCTTGCGGTAGTACTCGACCTCCCGCCCGATCTGCTCCTCGTTCCACTCCAGCGGACCGGCGAGCAGCTCGGCCGCCTCCTCGGCGGCGGCGATGCCCCGGTCCCAGGTCTCGAAGGAGATCCGGGTGCGCCGGGACAGGACGTCCTCCAGGTGGCGGGCCCCCTCGGCCTCGGCCGCGTAGACGATCTCGGCGCGCAGGTAGTCCTCGGCGTGCGCGAGCGGTCGGCCGAGGTCGGGGCGCTCCCGGACCAGGTCGAGCAGGTCGTGGACCGAGGCGCCGTAGCGGCGCAGCAGGTGGGTGACGCGGGAGACGTGCAGCCCCGAGTTCCGGGCCAGCCGGTGGCGCTGGTTGTACAGCGCCCAGTAGCCGTCCGCGCCCACCAGGGGCAGCCGGTCGGTGACCGAGGCCGGGATCCCGTTGCCCAGGCCGTGCGCGACCGCGTCCACCGCGTCCTTGGCCATCACCCGGTAGGTCGTGTACTTGCCCCCGGCGATGAGGACCAGGCCGGGCACGGGATGGGCCACCGTGTGCTCGCGGGAGAGCTTGGAGGTCTCCTCCGACTCCCCCGTCAGCAGCGGTCGCAGACCCGCGTACACGCCCTCGACGTCGTCCCGGCCCAGGGGCGTGCGCAGGACCTGGTTGACGTGGTCGAGGACGTAGTCGATGTCGGCCCGGCTCGCCGCGGGGTTCTCCTTGTCCAGGTCCCACGCGGTGTCGGTGGTGCCGATGATCCAGTGGCGGCCCCACGGGATGACGAACAGGACGCTCTTCTCGGTCCGCAGGATCATCCCGGAGGAGGCCTGGATGCGGTCGCGCGGCACCACGAGGTGGATGCCCTTGGACGCGCTGACGTGGATCTGGCCCCGGCCGCCGACCATCTCCTGGATGTCGTCGGTCCACACCCCGGCGGCGTTGACCACCTGGCGGGCCCGGACGCGCCGCTCGCCGCCGCCCTCCAGGTCGGCGACGGTGGCGCCGACGACGTGCTCGCCCTCGCGCAGGAACCCGACCGCCTGGGCGCGGGAGGCGATCTTGGCCCCCAGGCCGGCGGCGGTGCGCAGCACGCTGATGACCAGGCGGGCGT is drawn from Nocardiopsis dassonvillei subsp. dassonvillei DSM 43111 and contains these coding sequences:
- the glpD gene encoding glycerol-3-phosphate dehydrogenase; protein product: MTTTWLGPKGRAETLASMADEELDVLVVGGGIVGAGIALDAVSRGLSTGLVEARDFASGTSSRSSKLIHGGLRYLEQFDFELVREALHERGLLLTTIAPHLVRPVPFLFPFAHHWERAYIGAGVTLYDALAMSSRNNRGLPTHRHLTRSGALRVFPALKRSALAGAIQYWDCQVDDARLVISVLRTAAGLGAKIASRAQAVGFLREGEHVVGATVADLEGGGERRVRARQVVNAAGVWTDDIQEMVGGRGQIHVSASKGIHLVVPRDRIQASSGMILRTEKSVLFVIPWGRHWIIGTTDTAWDLDKENPAASRADIDYVLDHVNQVLRTPLGRDDVEGVYAGLRPLLTGESEETSKLSREHTVAHPVPGLVLIAGGKYTTYRVMAKDAVDAVAHGLGNGIPASVTDRLPLVGADGYWALYNQRHRLARNSGLHVSRVTHLLRRYGASVHDLLDLVRERPDLGRPLAHAEDYLRAEIVYAAEAEGARHLEDVLSRRTRISFETWDRGIAAAEEAAELLAGPLEWNEEQIGREVEYYRKGIEAERAAQEQDTDQEADAIQHGAPEIVPEANITRP